Proteins from a single region of Bdellovibrio bacteriovorus HD100:
- a CDS encoding tRNA pseudouridine(65) synthase TruC, translating into MSSESPLKIIYQDENFFAIDKPSGFFVHPPELSPYPVPKERICLWHLRKMFRKDVFPVHRLDAPTSGIVLFAMSRQDARELNFLFAERRMHKTYHAVVRGFVPASGSIDLPLEVDEGQSIVEAQTVFRSLAQVELPYAVGKKYPTSRYSLVQAHPVTGRWHQIRRHFDRIAHPLLGDIEHGDSHHNRFFRDTLNIKGLCLKATKIEMESPWNGQRVVIEAPACDKWNQIHELFSWKPPT; encoded by the coding sequence ATGAGCAGCGAAAGTCCTTTAAAAATCATCTATCAGGATGAAAACTTTTTTGCGATCGACAAGCCGTCAGGCTTCTTCGTGCATCCGCCCGAGCTATCGCCCTATCCTGTTCCGAAAGAACGTATTTGTCTGTGGCATCTGCGCAAGATGTTCCGAAAAGACGTCTTTCCAGTGCACCGTCTGGATGCACCGACCAGCGGCATTGTTCTGTTTGCAATGAGCCGCCAGGATGCGCGCGAGCTTAATTTCTTGTTTGCTGAACGCCGCATGCACAAAACCTATCATGCCGTGGTCCGGGGATTTGTGCCTGCATCCGGCAGCATTGATTTGCCTCTGGAAGTTGATGAAGGACAAAGCATTGTTGAGGCCCAAACGGTGTTCCGCAGTCTTGCACAGGTGGAACTTCCCTATGCAGTAGGTAAAAAATATCCGACTTCTCGTTATTCTCTGGTGCAGGCTCACCCTGTGACCGGACGCTGGCATCAGATCCGTCGTCATTTTGACCGAATCGCTCACCCACTGCTGGGAGACATCGAACATGGTGATTCTCACCACAATCGCTTCTTCAGGGACACTTTAAACATCAAAGGGCTGTGTTTGAAGGCGACCAAGATCGAAATGGAAAGTCCGTGGAACGGTCAGAGAGTGGTCATTGAGGCTCCCGCCTGCGACAAATGGAATCAAATCCATGAGCTTTTTTCCTGGAAGCCGCCAACATGA
- a CDS encoding PA2778 family cysteine peptidase has product MKFIRQITGIVLVTAGCASTTPQVDSLNLRSVIPQETEISGVPFIEQSEGHCGPATLTMALHWAGNSVPLSTVTSQVYTPGMKGSLQTDMISGARRQGMMAVPVTGVQNLLREVRGGHPVIVFENLAVSWLPQWHYAIVYGFDPVREEVILHSGPEAGKRWDIRKFERSWKLGDYWGLVVLPAGQLSVTASERAHVTAAAALEALGKNSEAETAYQSILARWPQSLAAYVGLGNIHYSRKQYSLAINNLQKATHLQPESAVAWYNLTMAQAALGHTSEARKSAKEALRWAAPESKKLYAQNLRSFLDGP; this is encoded by the coding sequence ATGAAGTTTATCCGCCAAATAACAGGTATAGTTTTGGTGACTGCGGGTTGTGCCAGCACAACTCCGCAGGTGGACTCGTTGAATCTGCGCTCGGTGATCCCGCAAGAAACAGAAATATCCGGAGTGCCGTTCATTGAACAAAGTGAAGGTCACTGTGGCCCGGCCACCTTGACCATGGCTTTGCATTGGGCGGGAAACAGCGTGCCTTTGTCGACGGTGACCTCGCAGGTTTATACGCCGGGAATGAAGGGCAGTCTGCAGACAGACATGATCAGCGGAGCCCGCCGTCAGGGCATGATGGCGGTGCCGGTCACAGGGGTGCAGAATCTGCTGCGGGAAGTGCGGGGTGGACATCCCGTCATCGTCTTTGAAAATCTCGCAGTGAGCTGGCTTCCGCAGTGGCACTATGCCATTGTCTATGGTTTTGATCCCGTCAGGGAAGAAGTGATTCTGCACTCAGGCCCGGAGGCGGGAAAGCGCTGGGACATCCGCAAGTTTGAACGCTCGTGGAAGCTGGGTGACTACTGGGGGCTGGTGGTGCTACCGGCTGGACAACTGTCAGTCACCGCCTCGGAACGTGCCCATGTGACCGCGGCCGCGGCGTTGGAGGCATTGGGAAAAAATTCAGAAGCTGAAACGGCCTATCAGAGCATTCTTGCTCGCTGGCCGCAAAGTCTGGCCGCCTATGTGGGCCTGGGAAATATCCACTATTCACGAAAGCAGTATTCCCTGGCCATCAACAATTTACAGAAAGCCACCCATTTACAGCCCGAGTCAGCAGTGGCTTGGTATAATTTGACAATGGCTCAGGCTGCTCTGGGGCATACTTCCGAGGCCCGAAAAAGTGCCAAAGAGGCTTTGCGTTGGGCGGCGCCAGAGTCAAAAAAACTTTATGCGCAGAATCTTCGTTCTTTTCTTGATGGTCCGTGA
- a CDS encoding PAS domain S-box protein — MPTEQEQNNQLWRRYKTIFESKLVGILSTDMNGQILDANDCFLEMVGYSREDLNEGRLNWKTLTHPNYLEQSRQVAEILKTKGSVPVFEKEYIHKKGHLVPVRLGLTMFEDGTVITLVQDITRQKDIERKLEEAKSLLEERVAERTRQLVESESFLMAIFENMPTMVFVKDARDLRFVRFNKAGENLLGIPRSQLIGKNDYDLFPKEQADFFTTKDRDVLKESKIVDIPEEQINTARGVRYLHTRKIPVFDKEGRPQYLLGVSEDITELKEAEKQRAVLVKEQIARSSAELRAQQMGFLSDLTFAMTQSFDLDNILKAFTEKSIPTLADICIVDLMDEEGLEISHTQVAAKTDEDRQFIQSWRERFPLRWDAPYGAAEVIRSRKTEIINGVDLDQFLKSTFGPEAAMTQRPIHAEAFMTVPILLRDEKPLGTISLITTSPGRHFSPLDQSMAEEVGRRLAVLIENSRLYYRAQEASRAKTAFLANVSHEIRTPLGAMLGFAEILKEDESLREEQKEAVETVLRNGQQLLHIVDEILDISKVESERIQIESIVFDLPDLLHDVIHLLRGRAEEKGIELRLRLGPLPKKIQSDPTRLRQILINVIGNAIKFTDSGFVEMEARSHNGKRRDGRQRIEFLVTDTGIGISSEQRNNLFQPFSQADSSTTRRFGGTGLGLFLSRKLARLLGGDVILNTSSAGIGSSFLISILGREVTDSQIRDLGKKNDKSAEVSSRQVESILVVDDAMDNRELFRRFIVRAGIPEERIETAENGAEAVRKALDRSYSVILMDIQMPEMDGFQALKKLRTQGYRGPIVALTAHAMKGDREKCLAAGFDGYLQKPLDRVELKRVLNLDFSSQQPGPRDAEL; from the coding sequence ATGCCAACAGAACAGGAACAGAACAACCAGCTTTGGCGACGCTATAAAACTATCTTTGAATCAAAGTTAGTCGGCATCCTTTCCACGGACATGAACGGTCAGATCCTCGATGCGAACGATTGCTTTCTGGAGATGGTTGGTTACAGCCGCGAAGATCTGAATGAGGGAAGGCTGAATTGGAAGACATTGACCCATCCCAATTACCTTGAACAAAGCCGGCAGGTCGCAGAGATTCTGAAAACCAAAGGCTCTGTTCCGGTTTTTGAAAAGGAATACATTCACAAGAAGGGACATCTGGTTCCGGTGCGCCTGGGCCTGACCATGTTTGAGGATGGAACCGTTATCACTCTGGTTCAGGATATCACCCGGCAAAAGGACATCGAAAGGAAGCTGGAAGAGGCTAAATCCCTGTTAGAAGAAAGAGTGGCGGAACGCACGCGGCAACTGGTGGAATCAGAATCCTTTCTGATGGCGATATTTGAAAATATGCCGACCATGGTTTTTGTTAAAGATGCCCGGGACCTGCGCTTCGTCCGTTTTAACAAAGCGGGCGAAAATCTGCTGGGGATTCCACGCAGTCAGTTGATCGGGAAAAATGACTATGATCTGTTTCCGAAGGAACAGGCGGATTTTTTCACCACCAAGGATCGGGATGTATTAAAAGAATCAAAAATCGTCGATATTCCCGAAGAGCAGATCAACACGGCCCGGGGTGTTCGCTACTTGCACACCCGCAAAATTCCGGTCTTTGACAAGGAAGGCCGTCCTCAGTATTTGCTGGGCGTTTCTGAAGACATCACGGAACTGAAAGAGGCGGAAAAGCAGCGGGCTGTTCTGGTCAAAGAGCAGATCGCCCGCAGTTCAGCAGAGTTGCGCGCTCAGCAAATGGGTTTTCTGTCGGACTTGACCTTTGCGATGACCCAGTCTTTTGATTTGGATAACATTCTAAAAGCGTTTACGGAAAAATCCATCCCGACCCTGGCCGACATCTGCATTGTTGACTTGATGGACGAAGAGGGACTGGAGATTTCCCACACCCAGGTGGCCGCGAAAACAGATGAAGACAGACAGTTCATTCAAAGCTGGCGGGAACGGTTTCCTCTGCGCTGGGATGCCCCGTATGGTGCGGCCGAGGTGATACGCTCGCGCAAAACAGAGATCATCAACGGAGTGGATCTGGATCAGTTTTTGAAATCCACCTTCGGGCCCGAGGCCGCCATGACCCAACGGCCTATTCACGCAGAAGCATTCATGACGGTGCCGATTTTGTTGCGGGATGAAAAACCCCTGGGGACCATCAGTCTGATCACAACGTCACCCGGAAGGCACTTTTCGCCTCTGGATCAGAGCATGGCCGAGGAAGTCGGCCGCCGTCTGGCGGTGTTGATTGAAAACTCGCGTCTTTATTACCGGGCTCAAGAAGCCAGTCGTGCCAAGACGGCCTTTTTGGCCAATGTCAGTCACGAAATTCGCACCCCGTTGGGGGCCATGCTGGGATTTGCTGAAATCCTGAAAGAGGATGAAAGTCTGCGGGAAGAACAGAAAGAGGCGGTGGAGACGGTCCTGCGCAACGGCCAGCAGTTGTTGCATATCGTGGACGAGATTCTGGATATTTCCAAAGTGGAATCCGAACGCATTCAAATTGAAAGCATTGTCTTTGATCTGCCGGATCTTTTACATGACGTGATTCATCTTTTGCGTGGTCGGGCCGAGGAAAAGGGCATTGAGCTTAGACTGCGTCTGGGGCCGTTGCCCAAAAAGATTCAGTCCGATCCAACGCGACTGCGCCAGATCCTGATCAATGTTATTGGTAATGCCATCAAGTTCACCGATTCCGGATTTGTTGAAATGGAGGCCCGGTCCCATAATGGCAAACGTCGCGACGGGCGCCAGCGCATCGAGTTTTTGGTCACGGACACCGGCATCGGGATTTCTTCAGAACAGCGGAACAATCTGTTTCAGCCTTTTTCCCAGGCGGACAGTTCGACCACACGGCGCTTTGGCGGCACGGGGTTGGGACTGTTTCTGTCCCGAAAGCTGGCAAGGTTGCTGGGTGGTGACGTGATTTTGAACACCAGTTCGGCGGGAATTGGCAGCAGTTTTTTGATTTCAATTTTAGGCAGGGAAGTCACTGACTCCCAGATCCGCGACTTAGGGAAAAAGAATGATAAGTCCGCGGAAGTGTCCTCCAGACAGGTTGAAAGTATTCTGGTGGTGGATGATGCCATGGATAATCGCGAGCTCTTCCGACGATTTATTGTTCGGGCCGGTATTCCGGAAGAACGCATCGAGACGGCTGAGAATGGTGCCGAAGCCGTGCGTAAGGCCTTGGACAGATCCTATAGTGTGATTCTGATGGACATTCAGATGCCCGAGATGGATGGCTTTCAGGCACTGAAGAAACTGCGCACCCAGGGATATCGCGGGCCCATCGTGGCGCTCACGGCCCATGCGATGAAAGGGGACCGCGAAAAATGTCTGGCAGCCGGGTTTGATGGGTATTTACAAAAACCGCTGGATCGGGTCGAGCTCAAGCGGGTTTTGAATCTGGATTTTTCAAGTCAGCAGCCCGGACCGCGTGATGCCGAACTTTAG
- a CDS encoding ATP-binding response regulator, protein MANKTDLPSLTSNNSNYESLDLAVRKIDLIYRQSINGVIVIFANAAAFLYISWNNVSQAFSLTWVSVLFTSVLIRLSMLYRWKRVKPTLRHVDETHFWHRTMCGLLLISGLCWAAVGLVAPYGSTIQQILTALLVCSMSAGAMITYVSSRVAMMCVVAPAMLGWGIGYVTSGQQHHLLVGMLVMVYCGLMIVMGKNLNQAIIKLLTLDTKLQKNEEHLRMSMASSDALTWDWDMTTDSLHCEGNAALFPLGTEQLKTLLKENRSATLELDTEAIFTDSFGSARHVALKGRFYRNPDNVPYRATGIAWDITTKRNEELLRRERDLHEAANNAKSVLLANASHEIRTPLAAILGFADTLLRSPHLDDQSRRDVQSIHRQGNFMASLVNDLLDLSKIETNRLYIQKAPMNPARELEDSLSVIRSALEDQKHDIQIYYESQIPEIIESDSVRFRQVLINLLSNAVKFTHEGTITVRVGFYSDTDNTGHLTICVTDTGMGMDDATQKNLFQPFVRGESAEVQRVQGSGLGLALSERLARMMNGRLRLVSSELGKGSSFELSLNVGPVHKLRLVTPSKQKNQALDRVKIAKETGFLKDRRVLVVDDSEDLRLLMNRYLQKQGADVDTAENGEQAVYKAMARPFDVILMDIKMPVMDGYKATTQLRTNGYTRPIVALTAQASVEGQKKSMEHGFDGYLSKPVDMNLLNDILSRVQGPLN, encoded by the coding sequence ATGGCGAACAAAACGGATCTTCCCTCCCTCACTTCGAACAACTCCAATTACGAATCTTTGGATCTGGCGGTTCGAAAAATCGATCTTATCTATCGCCAAAGCATCAATGGCGTGATTGTTATCTTCGCCAATGCCGCCGCTTTTTTGTATATCTCATGGAACAATGTCTCGCAGGCTTTTTCACTCACCTGGGTGTCCGTGCTGTTCACGTCCGTCCTGATCCGTCTGTCCATGCTATATCGCTGGAAGCGTGTGAAACCCACATTACGCCATGTGGATGAAACCCACTTCTGGCATCGAACCATGTGTGGGTTGCTGTTGATTTCCGGCCTTTGCTGGGCCGCCGTGGGTTTGGTCGCACCTTATGGATCCACCATTCAACAAATTCTGACAGCCCTGTTGGTGTGTTCGATGTCCGCTGGGGCGATGATCACCTACGTGTCTTCACGGGTGGCGATGATGTGTGTGGTGGCCCCCGCCATGCTGGGCTGGGGAATTGGCTATGTGACATCGGGACAACAGCACCACCTGCTGGTGGGAATGCTGGTGATGGTTTACTGCGGACTGATGATCGTCATGGGAAAAAACCTGAATCAGGCGATCATCAAACTTCTGACTTTGGATACGAAACTACAAAAAAATGAAGAGCATCTGCGCATGTCCATGGCTTCTTCCGATGCCTTGACCTGGGATTGGGACATGACGACTGACAGCCTTCACTGCGAAGGCAACGCAGCCCTTTTCCCCCTGGGCACCGAACAGCTGAAAACTCTGCTGAAAGAAAATCGCAGCGCCACTTTGGAGCTCGATACCGAAGCGATTTTCACTGACAGTTTTGGTTCAGCCCGCCACGTGGCTTTGAAGGGCCGTTTCTATCGCAACCCGGACAACGTGCCTTACCGGGCCACCGGGATCGCCTGGGACATCACCACCAAGCGCAATGAAGAACTGTTGCGCCGGGAACGTGATCTGCACGAAGCCGCCAACAATGCCAAATCCGTGCTGCTGGCCAATGCCAGCCATGAAATCCGCACTCCTCTGGCGGCGATCCTGGGATTTGCCGACACCCTGTTGCGCAGTCCCCATCTGGATGACCAAAGCCGCCGGGACGTGCAATCCATTCATCGCCAGGGGAACTTCATGGCCTCGCTGGTGAATGACCTGCTGGATCTTTCCAAAATCGAAACCAATCGTTTGTACATCCAGAAAGCCCCGATGAATCCGGCCCGAGAGCTGGAAGACTCTTTAAGTGTCATTCGTTCGGCGCTGGAAGATCAAAAACATGACATCCAAATTTACTATGAATCCCAGATCCCAGAAATCATTGAATCAGATTCAGTGCGCTTCCGTCAGGTGCTGATCAATCTTTTGTCCAATGCCGTGAAGTTCACTCACGAGGGCACCATCACCGTGCGCGTGGGCTTTTATTCTGACACGGACAACACCGGACATCTCACCATCTGTGTGACCGACACCGGTATGGGCATGGACGACGCCACTCAAAAAAATCTGTTCCAGCCCTTTGTGCGCGGTGAAAGCGCGGAAGTTCAGCGGGTGCAGGGTTCGGGATTGGGGCTGGCTCTATCCGAGCGTCTGGCGCGAATGATGAATGGCCGGCTGCGCCTGGTGTCTTCTGAACTTGGCAAGGGCAGCTCCTTTGAACTTTCCCTGAATGTCGGACCGGTTCACAAACTGAGACTTGTCACTCCCTCCAAACAAAAAAACCAGGCCCTGGACCGAGTGAAGATCGCGAAAGAAACAGGTTTTCTGAAAGACCGACGTGTGCTGGTGGTGGATGATTCCGAGGACCTGCGCCTGCTGATGAACCGCTATCTGCAAAAGCAAGGCGCCGATGTCGACACGGCCGAAAACGGAGAACAGGCAGTCTATAAAGCCATGGCCCGCCCCTTTGATGTCATTTTAATGGATATCAAAATGCCGGTGATGGACGGCTATAAAGCCACCACCCAACTGCGCACCAATGGCTACACTCGCCCGATTGTGGCACTGACCGCCCAAGCCAGTGTTGAAGGCCAGAAGAAATCCATGGAGCACGGCTTTGACGGCTACTTAAGCAAACCCGTGGATATGAATCTGCTAAACGATATCCTGTCCCGGGTGCAAGGGCCATTGAACTAA
- a CDS encoding nuclear transport factor 2 family protein, whose translation METDATMSVGKKLVELCKKGDNMKAIEDLYSPDIESHEAMEMPGMPAKMRGLEAIRRKNKDFDEQMEMHGIEVEGPFPFGDRFAVHYKMDATEKKTNKRIKMEEVALYTVRDGKIIKEEFFYTM comes from the coding sequence GTGGAAACAGACGCAACTATGAGCGTAGGGAAGAAACTGGTTGAGCTGTGTAAGAAGGGCGACAACATGAAGGCCATTGAAGATCTTTATTCGCCTGATATTGAAAGCCACGAGGCGATGGAGATGCCTGGCATGCCTGCAAAAATGCGCGGCCTGGAGGCGATTCGCAGGAAAAACAAGGACTTTGACGAACAAATGGAAATGCACGGGATTGAAGTGGAAGGTCCATTTCCCTTCGGAGATCGCTTTGCCGTTCACTATAAAATGGACGCCACCGAGAAAAAAACCAATAAGCGGATTAAAATGGAAGAGGTCGCACTGTATACAGTCCGAGACGGAAAAATCATCAAAGAAGAATTCTTCTACACGATGTGA
- a CDS encoding substrate-binding domain-containing protein, with the protein MNTLALSFFMALLLTSWVSQARTYNVAILYWSMKIPGQVAMRQGFEEEVAAYNKANEENQIKLTPYVAGEGRDGLLRQIEQLDQAVKSKPDAIVIQPADITILSRGVQEANSKNIPVFAYDQYIIKAKLTSFISSDNYQAGWDNGLYIDSQFPPEKVLRIVPFEYFRVSATVERMDGFFDALRSRNRKFTVLGHFEAVEPVGGLKAAQDYLKKFKRGSVDVIFTNNDGGGLIIVKTLWDAGHKKLIHATVDGDPASIENIKSKTLTVIDSAQFCGELGRETARTVVQFFKNGKVEPVKFIPTFPVTLESLKFYPGWMGRPTEKVRFQSLRDIHIKEAKADGKPKRGAIIKVGLTPSCPYLCEMGPAGWSGYLYDILESAAKESDFKLEIVSLPSEKLLPALQKQQVHFVISPISKVRYTPDLRVVGPKLGMSLAGALFTPGVKLQLVDSDSLADKRIVFAQLAHENLMQLPPSDFNRSLKISGREIGDRMTKLIAERRVDLALGDYNVLRYNMLRRQLLSFEIQPTSLAGYNALVLVGHPKDPEYGELPLILNKWFDTHRASGKLEKILKKYNLEDWNIFAL; encoded by the coding sequence GTGAACACACTGGCTCTTTCCTTTTTCATGGCTCTGCTTCTGACTTCTTGGGTCAGTCAGGCCCGCACGTACAACGTCGCCATTTTATACTGGAGCATGAAGATTCCCGGTCAGGTGGCCATGCGACAGGGGTTCGAAGAAGAGGTGGCAGCGTATAACAAGGCCAATGAAGAAAACCAAATTAAATTAACTCCTTATGTGGCGGGTGAAGGCCGTGATGGTTTGCTCAGACAAATAGAGCAGTTGGATCAGGCGGTAAAGTCCAAACCCGATGCTATCGTGATACAGCCGGCGGATATCACAATCCTGAGTCGAGGGGTTCAGGAGGCCAACAGTAAGAACATCCCGGTCTTTGCTTATGACCAGTACATCATCAAAGCCAAACTGACCTCTTTCATCAGCAGCGACAACTATCAGGCGGGGTGGGACAATGGTCTTTATATCGACAGTCAGTTTCCGCCGGAAAAAGTTTTAAGAATCGTGCCTTTTGAATATTTCCGTGTGTCGGCGACGGTGGAGCGCATGGATGGTTTCTTCGACGCCCTTCGCAGCCGCAACCGCAAGTTCACTGTTCTTGGTCATTTCGAGGCGGTGGAACCCGTGGGCGGTTTGAAAGCCGCTCAGGATTATCTGAAAAAATTCAAACGTGGCAGTGTGGATGTGATCTTCACCAACAATGACGGCGGAGGCCTGATCATTGTCAAAACCCTTTGGGATGCCGGCCATAAGAAGCTGATTCATGCGACGGTGGATGGGGACCCGGCCTCCATTGAAAACATCAAGAGCAAAACACTGACGGTGATTGACTCAGCACAATTCTGTGGTGAGCTGGGACGGGAAACGGCGCGCACGGTGGTTCAATTCTTCAAGAATGGAAAAGTGGAGCCTGTGAAATTCATTCCGACATTCCCGGTCACACTGGAGTCCCTGAAATTCTATCCAGGCTGGATGGGGCGGCCCACGGAAAAAGTTCGATTCCAGTCCTTGCGGGACATCCATATCAAAGAGGCCAAAGCCGACGGCAAGCCCAAGCGCGGAGCCATCATCAAAGTGGGACTGACTCCCTCTTGCCCCTATTTGTGTGAAATGGGTCCGGCGGGCTGGTCTGGCTATTTGTACGACATTCTTGAAAGTGCCGCCAAAGAAAGTGATTTCAAATTGGAGATCGTCAGCCTGCCCAGTGAAAAACTGCTGCCGGCTCTGCAAAAGCAGCAGGTTCACTTTGTGATAAGCCCCATATCCAAGGTTCGTTATACTCCTGATCTGCGGGTCGTCGGCCCGAAACTGGGAATGAGTCTTGCCGGCGCCCTGTTCACCCCCGGTGTAAAGCTGCAACTGGTGGATTCAGATTCATTGGCGGACAAACGCATTGTTTTTGCCCAGTTGGCCCATGAAAACCTCATGCAGCTGCCGCCGTCAGACTTTAACCGTTCGTTGAAAATCTCCGGCCGCGAGATCGGGGACCGCATGACCAAACTGATCGCCGAAAGACGGGTGGACCTGGCTTTGGGGGACTACAATGTTCTTCGCTATAATATGTTGCGCCGGCAACTGCTCAGCTTTGAAATTCAACCGACCTCTTTGGCCGGCTACAACGCGCTTGTGCTGGTGGGACATCCTAAAGATCCAGAGTACGGCGAGCTGCCGTTGATCCTGAACAAGTGGTTCGATACTCACCGCGCGTCAGGCAAGCTGGAAAAGATTCTAAAAAAATACAATCTTGAGGACTGGAACATCTTTGCTTTGTAG
- a CDS encoding PA2779 family protein, translating into MLFSKPFKTVCALSMAAFISQAPAVAFAEVNRMLPTTTLIEELNREEATSQVQEFLSRDDVQAALIQRGLSPAEASDRLASLSVAELNDLSKQVQEAKAGGDILVTILIVVLIIFLIKRI; encoded by the coding sequence ATGTTGTTTTCGAAACCTTTTAAAACGGTTTGTGCGCTTTCCATGGCGGCATTTATTTCTCAGGCACCGGCAGTGGCCTTTGCCGAAGTCAACCGCATGCTTCCCACCACGACCCTCATCGAAGAGTTGAACAGGGAAGAGGCCACCTCTCAGGTGCAGGAATTCCTAAGCCGCGACGATGTGCAGGCGGCCTTGATTCAGCGTGGACTTTCTCCTGCGGAAGCCTCTGATCGTCTTGCCAGTCTTTCAGTGGCTGAGCTCAATGACCTGTCTAAACAGGTCCAAGAAGCCAAAGCCGGAGGCGACATTTTGGTGACCATTCTAATTGTGGTCCTGATCATCTTCCTGATTAAGCGAATCTAA
- a CDS encoding DUF7453 family protein, translated as MKTLGLSLFLMASSSWALPSYQVPEMQVRAHYRNTFNLPPLTYLSNTSPSINNHGDVTFKLMAVDGTPNQAVWYKGKSDSKWQIVFVAPEDRYVSDPSVNDRGEITYSPYTEVMSDGLFVFDTKSGTTIEKLAGPAHKIVFMAYVQTLNDGTSVFRGMGTDFDRGFYEVNGGLKTIAMEGQRNFGTPSAYLFKPAVNDKKHWAFKVRVGERGEIGNEQSDQILLVKPTPQGYDKIIVAQDNKGDVNSPFTGFGNGVSMAQNGLVAFVGHDKNNRKSLVLWENGSMTTLVREGQGGISEIEMFSPKVNSSGVVAFRAKNEKGLRGIYVASKDGVKRLIGEGDSIPTDLGPGQILQKQDFPGFAGDIDINEKNELVFACVVATTDNQITGDAVYRISPAGL; from the coding sequence ATGAAAACATTGGGATTGTCTTTGTTCTTGATGGCAAGTTCTTCCTGGGCTTTGCCGTCCTATCAGGTGCCGGAAATGCAGGTGCGTGCGCACTATCGCAACACATTCAACTTGCCGCCTCTGACTTATCTGAGCAACACCTCGCCTTCCATTAATAACCACGGTGATGTGACCTTTAAGTTGATGGCCGTGGATGGCACTCCCAATCAGGCCGTGTGGTACAAAGGCAAGAGTGATAGCAAATGGCAAATTGTCTTTGTGGCCCCCGAAGATCGTTATGTGTCAGATCCGTCTGTGAATGACCGCGGGGAAATCACTTACAGCCCTTATACCGAAGTGATGAGTGATGGTCTGTTCGTGTTCGATACCAAATCTGGAACAACCATCGAAAAGCTGGCAGGTCCGGCCCATAAAATAGTTTTTATGGCGTATGTTCAAACTTTGAATGACGGCACCTCGGTGTTCCGAGGCATGGGGACAGATTTTGACCGTGGCTTCTATGAAGTGAACGGCGGTCTTAAAACCATTGCGATGGAAGGTCAGAGAAACTTTGGCACTCCTTCCGCTTATCTGTTTAAGCCGGCCGTGAATGATAAAAAGCACTGGGCCTTCAAGGTTCGGGTGGGTGAGCGTGGTGAAATCGGCAATGAACAATCAGACCAGATCCTGCTGGTGAAGCCAACACCACAGGGATATGACAAGATCATCGTGGCTCAGGACAACAAAGGCGACGTGAATTCTCCGTTCACCGGATTTGGTAACGGTGTGTCCATGGCTCAAAACGGCCTGGTGGCCTTTGTTGGTCACGATAAGAACAACAGGAAGTCCCTGGTGCTCTGGGAAAACGGCAGCATGACAACGCTGGTTCGTGAAGGGCAGGGCGGAATTTCTGAAATTGAGATGTTCTCTCCGAAAGTGAACTCCAGTGGGGTGGTGGCATTCCGTGCGAAAAATGAAAAAGGCCTGCGTGGGATTTATGTGGCCTCCAAGGACGGCGTCAAGCGTCTGATCGGCGAGGGCGACAGCATCCCGACAGATCTGGGGCCGGGGCAAATCCTGCAAAAGCAAGACTTCCCGGGCTTTGCCGGTGATATTGATATCAATGAAAAGAATGAGTTGGTCTTTGCCTGTGTGGTGGCCACCACCGACAATCAGATCACCGGAGATGCCGTTTACCGCATTTCGCCAGCGGGTCTTTAG
- a CDS encoding YaeQ family protein: protein MAQPSKLYRFRIDLSDIDRGIYEQLDFRLAMHPSESMPYMLTRALAYACNYSQDLQFSAQGLGDPESAALSHSDATSGRTLLWIEIGNPSPKKLHKASKASQAVKIYTYKDASQILRDCEKENVHQPEKIEIYQLDDKFLTTLGEESSREFRFSLMVQEGSLTITRGEEILNSEFTRFYLKDPA, encoded by the coding sequence ATGGCACAACCCTCCAAACTGTACCGGTTTCGGATTGATCTTTCCGACATCGACCGCGGCATTTATGAACAGCTTGATTTCCGTCTGGCGATGCATCCGTCCGAATCCATGCCCTATATGCTGACACGGGCTCTGGCTTATGCCTGCAACTATTCCCAAGACCTGCAGTTTTCAGCGCAAGGACTGGGCGATCCCGAGTCCGCAGCCCTCAGCCACAGCGATGCCACCAGTGGCCGAACACTTTTGTGGATTGAAATCGGCAATCCCAGTCCGAAAAAACTGCACAAAGCCTCAAAGGCCTCGCAAGCCGTCAAAATCTACACGTACAAAGACGCTTCTCAGATTCTGCGCGACTGCGAAAAAGAAAATGTACACCAGCCCGAAAAGATTGAAATCTATCAGCTGGATGACAAATTTCTGACGACTTTGGGTGAAGAAAGTTCGCGGGAATTTCGTTTCAGCCTGATGGTGCAGGAAGGCTCCCTGACCATCACCCGCGGAGAAGAAATTCTGAACTCTGAATTCACAAGGTTTTATCTGAAAGATCCGGCATGA